The following is a genomic window from Neofelis nebulosa isolate mNeoNeb1 chromosome 12, mNeoNeb1.pri, whole genome shotgun sequence.
CATGGACTCAGAGGGAGGCACTGttgaatgtaaaaagaaaaggtacaaaaaaaaaaaaaaaaagaaaaggtacagTCTTTTACCAGAAGAGGGGATACTAGACAACAAAACAATAGATGTTCAGTTTAAACTGAGAAAGGAGaccaggaaaacagaaggaaagtagagtaacaaaacagatggagaaggggaaaggaaaagaaggaggaaatggggaagagaagagagataaaaacatggaagagagagaagaaagcagagaagagggagatttATCTTGAGGAAAAGCCATGTGCCCTGTATGGAACCAAATGGCAGAGCTACATACAACTAGAAACTGCAGACTAGACATTATTCAGAAGGCTTACATGAGACTTCTGTGTTGAAAAGAATATAAGTCCTATATTTGGACTTACTAGGAGATAAGTTCTCTTAATACTGGGTTCTCTGACTTCCTCTGTGAACACAAAAGATCTGATCCGGTCTCAACATGGAGGGTATCACATGCCTCAAGACCTCTTATATTTTCCATAGATGCAGGTGTCTGCTCAAGACTTTCTTCACAGCCTCTTTCACCTCTTTATTCCTCAAGCTGTAGATGATGGGATTCAACATCGGGGTTACCACTCCATAAGACAGTCCAATGATTTCATCAGATTCTTTTGTGTCCTTTGACTTGGGCTTCATGTACATAAAAAGGGCTGAACCATAGAACAGGATAACCACAGTCAGGTGGGCAGAACAGGTAGAAAaagctttctttctcccttcagcAGAATTAATTCTCAGGATGGAAGAGAGGATAAAAACATAGGAAATGAGAATTAACAGCAGAGGAATCACCAGTAAAACAATATTTGCCACTGTCATGATAAGCACATTGATGGTGATATCTGAACATATGAGTTTAAGAAGAGCCAGGATCTCACAGGTAATATGATCAATGACATTATTCCCACAGAAAGGCAATACCATTGTCAGGACTGTTTGCACTAAGGAGTTTAGGCAGCCTATGATCCAGGACCAAGCAGCCATGTGCACATAAAGCACCCTGTTCATGATGATGGGGTACCTCAGTGGGTTGCAGATGGCCACATACCTATCATAGGCCATCACAGCCAGGAGGATACACTCAGTGGAGCCCAACCCAAGGGAGACAACCATCTGCAGAGCACAGCCAATGAAGGAGATAGATTTTCTCTCAGACTTAAATATGACAAGCATCGGGGGAATGGATGATGATGTGTAGCAGATGTCCAAGAATGAGAGGTTCCCAAGGAAGAAGTACACGGGGGTGTGGAGGCGAGAATCAAATGTGCTGATGACAATGAGGAGGCTATTTCCCAGCAGAATTATCACATACATGATGAGGCAGAGCACAAACAGAAAAAGCTGGAGCTCTGGGTATTTGGAAAGTCCCACCAGAAAGAATTTGGTCACGGTTGAATCATTCCCCATCCTCATGTGTCCATGTCACATTTAGAAAAGGACAAGACTCagggaaatttaaatttttaatgttgatcttTAGTACACCTTCACTTCCAGTATTGTATTTGTTTCTTGAAACACTCCTAGGAAGCAAAAGATGAGGGACATGGTATAAATTTTATTGATGATGGATGGTAGTAAGGCTTTGAGAAATCCAGAACATCTGAGGACTACACAGCAGCATTGTCAAGGCTACTAATACTTCAAGAGTTTTACTGGGAAGTGCCAAATAAAATTTAGGACAAACTACttttaaatgtagatatatagGGATGTCTTTgttaatagaaaattttaaattaaagctgTTTTCTGATGAAGCAGGTCTctatttaaaagattatttagatCTAGCACCATATCATTTAACCTGAATATAAGTTCAGTAAACTATTCATTTTAGTAAACTATTCATTTTTACTATGAGATAGCTCAtagtaaactggaaaaaaaacaataattatttgTCAAGTTCTTCAATTTGACTTGAATAAAATCTGTTAGGTACCTAGAACAGCGGGTAGTTCCAACATTGCATGTATATGATATAATCATATTTATTctatgtaatataataatattaggtgtatatttacatatatatacaaagatGAAGGAAGCtttctctctgttcaaaaatAGTCCCAGAATCCGG
Proteins encoded in this region:
- the LOC131491564 gene encoding olfactory receptor 13D1 encodes the protein MRMGNDSTVTKFFLVGLSKYPELQLFLFVLCLIMYVIILLGNSLLIVISTFDSRLHTPVYFFLGNLSFLDICYTSSSIPPMLVIFKSERKSISFIGCALQMVVSLGLGSTECILLAVMAYDRYVAICNPLRYPIIMNRVLYVHMAAWSWIIGCLNSLVQTVLTMVLPFCGNNVIDHITCEILALLKLICSDITINVLIMTVANIVLLVIPLLLILISYVFILSSILRINSAEGRKKAFSTCSAHLTVVILFYGSALFMYMKPKSKDTKESDEIIGLSYGVVTPMLNPIIYSLRNKEVKEAVKKVLSRHLHLWKI